The following coding sequences lie in one Leucobacter allii genomic window:
- the hrcA gene encoding heat-inducible transcriptional repressor HrcA, whose translation MVSERSLAVLHAIVGDYVSSNEPVGSKAIVDRHSFGVSAATIRNDMALLEEDELIAQPHTSSGRVPTDKGYRLYVDTLARSRPLTGAQRSAIERFLGESSDLDDVMARTVRLLAQLTNQVAVAQYPSLRRTVVRHIDLVAIGEDRVLCVLILGSGVVEQQIARLPASLVTEAWVHGLRQRIAGAAVGADVETAVSAIEDLDDRLGEWAQPAETELVRRVLGVVLDQLRAGRNDRIAVAGAANLSRTGSFEGALPVVLEAIEEQVTLLRLFDELVQDSREVAASIGRENAAYGLASTSIIAANYEEEGASVSKLGVLGPLRMDYAANISAVRAVARYLNRFLGEENEQGRGGQGRRPDARR comes from the coding sequence ATGGTCTCGGAGCGCAGCCTCGCGGTCCTGCACGCGATCGTCGGCGACTACGTCTCCTCGAACGAGCCCGTCGGCTCGAAGGCGATCGTCGACCGTCACAGCTTCGGCGTGTCCGCCGCGACCATCCGCAACGACATGGCGCTGCTCGAGGAGGACGAGCTCATCGCGCAGCCCCACACCTCCTCGGGGCGCGTGCCGACGGACAAGGGCTACCGCCTCTACGTCGACACGCTCGCGAGATCCCGCCCGCTCACCGGCGCGCAGCGCTCGGCCATCGAGCGATTCCTCGGCGAGTCGTCGGACCTCGACGACGTCATGGCGCGCACGGTCAGGCTGCTCGCGCAGCTCACCAATCAGGTCGCCGTGGCGCAGTACCCGTCGCTCCGGCGCACCGTCGTCCGGCACATCGACCTCGTCGCGATCGGCGAGGACCGCGTGCTGTGCGTCCTCATCCTCGGCAGCGGCGTGGTCGAGCAGCAGATCGCCCGGCTGCCGGCGTCCCTCGTGACGGAGGCGTGGGTGCACGGCCTGCGGCAGCGGATCGCCGGGGCCGCGGTCGGCGCCGACGTCGAGACGGCGGTCTCCGCGATCGAGGATCTCGATGATCGCCTCGGCGAATGGGCGCAGCCCGCGGAGACCGAGCTCGTGCGGCGGGTGCTCGGCGTCGTCCTCGACCAGTTGCGCGCCGGACGCAACGACCGCATCGCCGTCGCCGGCGCCGCGAACCTCTCCCGTACCGGGTCCTTCGAGGGAGCGCTCCCCGTCGTCCTCGAAGCGATCGAGGAGCAGGTGACCCTGCTGCGCCTCTTCGACGAGCTGGTGCAGGACAGCAGGGAGGTCGCCGCGTCGATCGGCCGGGAGAACGCGGCGTACGGACTCGCCTCGACCTCGATCATCGCCGCGAACTACGAGGAGGAGGGCGCGTCGGTGTCGAAGCTCGGCGTGCTCGGGCCCTTGCGCATGGACTACGCGGCCAACATCTCGGCCGTGCGCGCCGTCGCCCGCTACCTCAACCGGTTCCTCGGCGAGGAGAACGAGCAGGGACGCGGCGGCCAGGGGCGCCGACCCGACGCGCGCCGCTGA
- a CDS encoding S-layer homology domain-containing protein: MKLRRPIAALTATALAMTGAAFGAAAAAQAAPGLETAYVPGDEIRPSTAETESSVYNEWHFGPGTGRTQSVALQARNGVELEAGVDTQIIRGNGNDVDPAADGTSVEELIAGLGVAASDTSRLSYQVGIRVDTDGDGVWEPGEGWSTLRAPVADPAGNWTTSQPIGALAKNASLPLADLLAELAAVAEAEGPVYPISFGFLASKPAAGTLVSSFTAEGVTTRFSAAPAVAAELPASLDFVGAAQIRPNEDSYAGWHDGAAAGGSYASVVGARGAIDGLEVTGKAQILNGFADEDFLPNALARAAGARIVATGEAWAQFPVFWYQDGVPGAQFTTIRAQVPASGVLAEAEAWISSKDLPGITANTGASLEAILAAIGDHDLIGYGVFVDEGRTATITSIAFDGAQTDFARAASPAPESGRAPLSEIANPSTGAEETAVYNDWHFDPDHGNADGSVTQARNGLAIAAGGDALVLRGNGNDQAIGAATTPIAELAASLGVVASSTEKLSYQIPVRVDTDGDAAWQAGEGWTTLRAPAADPEGDWTTSQAIPGSSFGANARAPLAELVDALGPNAYPIGAGFLVAKSAEDVLVSSFTADGATTRFFAEPAAPAPAGDPLAEQLALDGIRPDESSYPGWHNGVAPDDARLGGIAEATGEHGAVLGLEISGKYQLLNGFAPEDVLVNAASRAAELVVDADGPVWAQIPVHYYPEGSLAPQFTTLRALVPESGSLAEASSWITSRALPGIAANAEASLDEIVAALGDHDVIGYGVFVDAEQTATVRTIAFDGTATDLTRAGIPPFENPFEDIAEDTKFGTEILWMAEQGLTTGFRQADGTTRFDGARKVTREAVAAFLYRIAAPEGYTAPATSPFADVDPGDQFYTEISWMHEAGLSTGTKQADGTRTFAPKSTMSREAFAAFMYRMEAPTGYTAPKASPFADVRTSHRFYKQIAWMYESGLSTGTRQGAGKKPIYQPLSKLTRQATAAFLFRSDQLFSD, encoded by the coding sequence CGGAGACCGAATCGTCCGTCTACAACGAGTGGCACTTCGGGCCGGGCACGGGCCGCACGCAGTCCGTCGCGCTCCAGGCCCGCAACGGCGTCGAGCTCGAGGCCGGCGTCGACACGCAGATCATTCGGGGCAACGGCAACGACGTGGATCCCGCGGCGGACGGCACGAGCGTCGAGGAGCTCATCGCGGGCCTCGGCGTCGCGGCGTCGGACACGAGCAGGCTGAGCTACCAGGTCGGGATCCGCGTCGACACCGACGGCGACGGCGTCTGGGAGCCGGGGGAGGGCTGGTCCACGCTCCGCGCCCCGGTCGCCGACCCCGCCGGCAACTGGACGACGAGCCAGCCCATCGGCGCCCTCGCGAAGAACGCCTCCCTGCCGCTCGCCGACCTCCTCGCCGAGCTCGCGGCGGTGGCGGAGGCCGAGGGGCCGGTGTATCCCATCAGCTTCGGATTCCTGGCGAGCAAGCCCGCCGCCGGCACGCTCGTCTCCTCCTTCACCGCGGAGGGCGTGACGACGAGGTTCTCCGCCGCTCCCGCCGTGGCGGCGGAGCTCCCCGCGTCGCTCGACTTCGTCGGCGCCGCCCAGATCCGCCCGAACGAGGACAGCTACGCGGGCTGGCACGACGGCGCCGCCGCGGGCGGCAGCTATGCGAGCGTCGTCGGCGCGCGCGGCGCGATCGACGGGCTCGAGGTCACGGGGAAGGCGCAGATCCTCAACGGCTTCGCCGACGAGGACTTCCTCCCCAACGCGCTCGCGCGGGCCGCGGGCGCGCGGATCGTCGCGACCGGTGAGGCCTGGGCGCAGTTCCCCGTCTTCTGGTACCAGGACGGCGTCCCCGGGGCGCAGTTCACGACCATCCGCGCCCAGGTGCCCGCCAGCGGCGTCCTCGCCGAAGCGGAGGCCTGGATCTCCTCGAAGGACCTCCCGGGGATCACCGCGAACACGGGCGCCTCGCTCGAGGCGATCCTCGCGGCTATCGGCGACCACGACCTCATCGGGTACGGCGTCTTCGTCGACGAGGGGCGGACGGCCACGATCACGTCGATCGCCTTCGACGGGGCGCAGACGGACTTCGCCCGTGCGGCATCCCCGGCGCCCGAGAGCGGACGCGCGCCGCTCTCGGAGATCGCGAACCCGAGCACCGGCGCCGAGGAGACCGCGGTCTACAACGACTGGCACTTCGACCCGGATCACGGCAACGCGGACGGCTCCGTGACGCAGGCGCGCAACGGACTCGCCATCGCGGCCGGAGGCGACGCGCTCGTGCTCCGCGGCAACGGCAACGACCAGGCGATCGGCGCCGCGACGACGCCGATCGCGGAGCTCGCGGCGAGCCTCGGCGTGGTCGCCTCGAGCACCGAGAAGCTGAGCTACCAGATCCCCGTCCGCGTCGACACCGACGGCGACGCCGCGTGGCAGGCCGGCGAGGGGTGGACGACGCTCCGGGCCCCTGCGGCTGACCCCGAGGGGGACTGGACGACGAGTCAGGCGATCCCGGGCAGCAGCTTCGGCGCCAACGCCCGGGCGCCGCTCGCCGAGCTGGTCGACGCCCTCGGTCCGAACGCGTACCCGATCGGCGCGGGCTTCCTCGTGGCGAAGAGCGCCGAGGACGTCCTCGTCTCGTCATTCACCGCGGACGGCGCGACGACCCGGTTCTTCGCCGAGCCGGCCGCCCCGGCTCCCGCGGGGGATCCGCTCGCGGAGCAGCTCGCCCTCGACGGCATCCGCCCCGACGAGAGCAGCTACCCGGGCTGGCACAACGGGGTCGCGCCGGACGATGCGCGACTCGGCGGCATCGCGGAGGCGACGGGCGAGCACGGAGCCGTGCTCGGCCTCGAGATCTCGGGCAAGTACCAGCTGCTCAACGGCTTCGCACCGGAGGACGTCCTCGTGAACGCGGCATCGCGCGCCGCCGAGCTCGTGGTCGACGCCGACGGGCCGGTGTGGGCGCAGATCCCGGTCCACTACTACCCGGAGGGGTCGCTCGCACCGCAGTTCACCACGCTGCGGGCGCTCGTGCCCGAGTCGGGCAGCCTCGCGGAGGCCTCGAGCTGGATCACCTCGCGCGCACTCCCCGGCATCGCGGCGAACGCCGAGGCGAGCCTCGATGAGATCGTGGCGGCGCTCGGCGACCACGACGTCATCGGCTACGGGGTCTTCGTCGACGCCGAGCAGACCGCGACCGTCCGCACGATCGCCTTCGACGGGACGGCGACCGACCTCACCCGAGCCGGCATCCCGCCCTTCGAGAACCCGTTCGAGGACATCGCCGAGGACACCAAGTTCGGCACGGAGATCCTGTGGATGGCGGAGCAGGGCCTCACGACCGGCTTCCGTCAGGCGGACGGCACGACCCGCTTCGACGGCGCACGGAAGGTGACCCGCGAGGCGGTCGCGGCCTTCCTCTACCGGATCGCGGCGCCCGAGGGGTACACCGCCCCCGCGACGTCGCCGTTCGCGGATGTCGATCCGGGCGATCAGTTCTACACCGAGATCTCCTGGATGCACGAGGCGGGACTTTCCACCGGGACCAAGCAGGCCGACGGCACGCGCACGTTCGCGCCGAAGTCGACCATGTCGCGCGAGGCCTTCGCCGCGTTCATGTACCGGATGGAGGCGCCCACGGGGTACACGGCCCCGAAGGCATCGCCGTTCGCCGACGTGCGCACCTCGCACCGCTTCTACAAGCAGATCGCCTGGATGTACGAGTCCGGCCTCTCCACGGGGACCCGGCAGGGTGCGGGCAAGAAGCCGATCTACCAGCCGCTGAGCAAGCTCACCAGGCAGGCGACCGCGGCGTTCCTCTTCCGCTCGGATCAGCTCTTCTCCGACTGA